DNA from Campylobacter concisus:
AAAACCAATTAAAATACTATTTTTCATCTATGATCCTCCTTTCTTTTTTAACCAATTCTATCACACGTTTTTATGCCTTGCAACCTCAAAGATCATTCATAAGTTTTACGTTTATTTCTCTTATTGCTTCTTTTATCAAAGCATTAGCCTCTTGTTCTTTTCCTAACCTTTTTGACAAATCTAGGGTGATATTGTAGAGCGTGATGTTCTCTTTTGAAAAATTAGCACACTCCATCCCTGCTACTACATAACTCTCTACTATCTCGCCCAACTCTTTTGGACTTTTTGTCGCACCTAGCTTTGCCAAAAGCTCGTCTGGAAGCTCTATCTTTTTTAATGCCATTGTTCTTTCCTTTCTGATTTTATTTCTTAATGCCCTCTAGCTCAATATATCCCATGCTTTTTGAACTTTTTTCTGGGAAATTTTTAGGTCTAGCTATCTATTTTTGTCCCAAATCCTGACATAACTTTTTCAAGCACAGAATACATTTTGTTCAAATTAATCCAAAAACCTAGTTTATTTTTTATAACTCAATATAAAATAGAGTTATACGCAAAAGCTATTTGATTTAAATGATAAAAGCCATTTTTTATATTATTTCTCTTTTCATATAGTAAAATTTCAAGAGATAATACTTTTTGCATAGCCAAGCTGCCTTTTAAAAGTTTAAAACTAAATTTATAATAATATAGCCAATTATAATAAAAAAATCAATACAAAAGTTACAATATTTTCTCTTTTATTAATTCAAATAAAAAGATATATTTATTACTTGACAATACAATCTATTATGATATAATTTCTAAATATATTTACATAATAATTATTAAAAATAAGAGCGATTAAAAAATCTGCCCTTGTGATAAATCATAAAAAATATTTTACATAATGTCCTATTATGTAAAATAAAAGGAGAATTTTATGAAAAATAATGAGAAATTAGACTTTGCAGACGAGATGGCAAATTATAGAGATAGTTTCATTTCTTATAATAAGATAGCAGACAAGAGCATTAACACAATTAATACATATAAAAATTGCCTTGATGGCTTTGTAGAGTTTTGTTATGAGAATAATGATGTAATTAGCTTTAATAATCTAAGTCATAAGCATATAACTGATTATTTTATATGGTTAGATGACTTATATAGAAAAAAACAACACAAAAAGATTGCTAATAGGACTAAAAGTATATCAAGCTCAACAAAGATTAGCTATTTAACTATTTTAAAGATTTTCTTTAAGTATATTACTAATAATAATGACAAGCTTATAGATTTAGAAAAAATACTAGATAACTATAAGATTGCAAAGAAAAAGACGAGCAAGCTTGAAAATTTTATGAAAGAGGGCGAGAGAGATAAAATTTTAGACTATATAGAAAATAAGCTGGTTAAAAAACCTGAATATAGATATATTAAAAATTATAGAAATTCATTGCTTATAAAACTAATGCTAAAAAGTGGACTTAGAATAAGCGAGGCGTTAAATCTTAAATTTTGCGACTTTCAAGAGAGTGACGACGGGGAATTTTATGACATAAATATACTAGCCAAAGGTGGAGAGTATCAAACGGCATATATACCAAAAAGCCATATAGAAGATGATTTTGAGAGGCTATCTAGCATATACCCACCTGAAAGCTATATATTTACAAATAAAAATGGCGACAAGCCTATTTCTAGGCAATGCGTATATACTTTACTAGAGCGTATATATAGAAAATGTGGCATAGTAAATAAAAGGGGTTGCCATATACTAAGGCACTCGTTTGCTATGAATATGGTCGAGAAAAATACAAATTTAGGCGTTATCCAAAAGGCTCTTAGGCACAAAAAGATACAGACAACAATGATCTATGCAGACGCTACTGGGGATATGGTTAAGAAAGAGATGAAAAGAGTGATGTAAGCAAAAAGTATGTATAATATACATATAAAAAGGCAAAAATTTGAGTAAAAATGACAAATTATTAAAAGAGCTTGAAAATAATCCTAAAAATGTAAGATTTGAAGTACTTGAAAAGTTGCTTTTAAATAATGGCTTTAATTTACGTGGCATAAAAGGCTCACATCATCAATTTACAAATGGTAAAATTTTGCTTACTTTGCCATATAAAAAGCCGATGAAAACGTATTATGTCAAGCTAGTTTTAGACGCCATAAAGGACAAACAATGAAAAATTTAGACTACTATCTAAACCTACCGTATAAAATAGAGCTTAAAAAAATACCACAAAACCAAGGTGGTGGTTGGGGTGCGTTTATGCCTGAACTTAATAGCATTGCATTTTTTTATGGTGATGGCGAAAGTAAAGAAGAAGCCTTAGCCGAGCTTGAAGAAGCTTTTAAATTTACTATAGAAACAGCACTTGCTGACGGTATAAAAATACCAGAGCCGATCGACGAAAACGCCAAAGTTCGAATAAATTTAACCATACCAAAAGGTGTTTTAAACGCTATTGACGCCGTAACTTCTAACCGCTCGGCGTGGCTAAGTGAGCTTGCTAGAAAAGCGTTGGCGATTTGATGTTAATTGCAAAAAATTAGATTACTACCTAAATTTGTCATACGTTTTAATCGTTGTGAAAGACAAAGACTTTGGTGGCTTGTTTTACTTCTATGCTTACTATAAATGCATGTATAATACTAGTCACGTCTTATTTAGGCGTTATCCAAAAGGCTCTTAGGCACAAAAAAATACAGACAACAATGATCTATGCAGACGCTACTGGGGATATGGTTAAGAAAGAGATGAGGCGGATAGAGGGAAATTAAGCCAGGGATTGTCAATCAAAATGTTTTTTAAAATTTCAAATTTTGTTTAAAACGTGCGAAGCTTGGGCTGGCATATTGTTGTTGCCGTTTTTAAACTTGCATAACATTATTTAAAATGGTCGCTTGATGACGATTTTAAGCGCGCTTGGGGAATTCTAAACTTTCATTACACCATTTAAAACTATAAATTCCACGCCATTTATACCTATCCTCTTTGTTCTAAACTTCCAAAATATTGTTTAAAATCGAAGTGGGGAATGAGCGTGCTCTCTTGGCTATATAGTTCTAAACTTTCAATATATTATTTAAAACATTAGCTACAAAGCTATCGTAAGGGGTCATATCCTGTTCTAAACTTTCAATATATTGTTTAAAACGCTCTTTTTCTATATTTAAAAATACCAAGTTATCGTAGTTCTAAACCTCCACTACATTGTTTAAAACATTTTGTAAAAGATAAATGACGTCGATTATCCTTGCTCTAAACTTTCAATATATTGTTTAAAACTAATCTTCAAATGATCGCAAAGATCAGTCCTTGTGTTCTAAACTTTCATTATATTGTTTAAAACAACAAAAACGTCGCTACTTTTTTCTCGCTCTCGTAGTTTTAAACTTTCAATATATTATTTAAAATTATGCACCAAGTGCATCACTTATTGAGCCACCTCCTGCGTTCTAAACTTCCACTACATTGTTTTAAACGATAATAGAGCTTGCTGTTTTTGTAAGGCAAGAGTTTAGTTTTAAACTTCCATTACATTGTTTAAAACATCTAGTCTTTGGCTTTGATAGCCGCCATATATATGTTCTAAACTTTCAATATATTACTTAAAACACTATTTATCAGGTTAAAAAGCTCGCCTTTCTCCGCGTTCTAAACCTTCACTACATTGTTTAAAATACAAAAAGCACAATATATATTTTCTTGTGCGATGTTCTAAACTTCCATTACATTGTTTAAAACAGCGTAGTCCTTCAGCGTTTGCATCCATTCCATCGGTTCTAAACTTCCACTATATTGTTTAAAACGGTAGCAATGGAGCAAGTGCATTGAAAGCCTTTGAGTGTTCTAAACTTCCACTATATTGTTTAAAACCTTGTAAATTTGTGCCTAAATCTTTTATATCTTTGTTCTAAACTTCCACTACATTGTTTAGAACTAGACCCAAATTTTATTTTTAAGGCGGAGCGAAACAGTTCTAAACTTCCACTACATTGTTTAAAACCGCACGGAGTGGATAATGTAAATCAAAAGTGTATAAGTTCTAAACTTCCACTACATTGTTTAAAACGATGAAAATTCGGCGACTTTTAGCGATATTACCGAAAGTTCTAAACTTCCACTACATTGTTTAAAACAGCAACAAATCTACGTATTATAGGGCAAGAAGCTCTTTGGGTAAAAAATATATATTAAAAACAACTTAATATATATAGTCTATTATCTACCTTGCCCCTTTAGTAGATATTCTTAAAAGCTTTTAAGAAGCTTTATTGAGATCATTCAATTATTTTTTAAATTCTTGTAAAAATAAAAAAATATAATCAAATTTTAAAATTTCACAAAATTATTTAAAACATTTTAATTGACAATGATAAATAAAAGAACTTAACTATCACAACAATAGCCTTGGCTGAAAATCAGCCAAATTGTATCGATTTAGAACTTAAAATTTAGAAATAAGCTCTATATTATCCTTAGTTGCCCTTTTTAAGAATTCAGCATAAGCCTTATATGCTTCATCAAATTCGCTTTCAAGACTTACGTCTATTTTGGCATTAAAAATATAGTCGCTATCACTTAGTCTATCCATAGTTAAGCTTGCACTTTCGCTTGCATCTTCTATGTGTATATCAACAACACCAAAGCCTATATTTTGGCTAGAACCAAGTCGTCCATTTTCTATAAAGCCTTCAAGCGCATGCAAGAACATACCCAGCTCAAGCTTTGAAACTTTTTCCAGGAAAAAACCACCATTAAATGTCGCTCCAGACACTATATGCTCCCTTTGAGCAAAGTGTTGTATGGATGATTTTTTAGTTTTTGCTTCTTCATCAAATGTTTTATCCATCTCTTTTGCTAGTTTTTTAGCATCACGGTCTTTTTTACGTGCTTCAGAGTTTTCTTCAACACTTTTCTCCCAATCCTCGATCTGTTTTTTTGTATAAAGCTGGCTAAATTTAGTCCCCATTAAGATGTCATCAACCTTAACAAAAGTTTGCCTTTTAACTAAGTTTTTAGCATTTTCTTTGTCTAGTGGGATGGCATCTGCTACTTTTAATTTTCCAGCTATTAATATGCCCGTGCCAAATAGCGATAAGATCGGATTTTTTTCTCTAATCTCTTCGATCTCTTTAAATTTAAGCCCTGACTTGCTTACTCCGCTACCACTTAGCATTGCATGAATGTCAGTATCTTTTAGCTCTTCGATATTCTCATTCTCTTTTACCTTATCAACTAATTTTTTCGTCGCTAAACGGCGCAATAGTCCCCTAATACCATTTGCAGGCAAATAAGGGATATATTCTATCTTGCCATCGTCGCTATTTTGATTAACTGTTGCAGTTTTTTTAATGCGAGTTACAATGTTTCCGCCTGGCTCGGTATCATTGTTTTCAATGATCGCGATTGGGCTAACCGTTTTTATGACTAATTTGATTTTATAGTCTTTTAACATGACATCTCCTTTGGTTTTTATTTTTTGATATCTATTTTGGTGTTTTGTAATAATTGTCCATAGCCTAGACCATTTTTATATCCTATCATTTCAGGAAACTGATAATTAGATGTAAAATTTGCCCAAAGCCCTATGTAGTTGATATTTTCTTTATATCTCTCTGTAATAACCCTAAAATCCTTGAAATTTAGGACAAGAT
Protein-coding regions in this window:
- a CDS encoding tyrosine-type recombinase/integrase yields the protein MKNNEKLDFADEMANYRDSFISYNKIADKSINTINTYKNCLDGFVEFCYENNDVISFNNLSHKHITDYFIWLDDLYRKKQHKKIANRTKSISSSTKISYLTILKIFFKYITNNNDKLIDLEKILDNYKIAKKKTSKLENFMKEGERDKILDYIENKLVKKPEYRYIKNYRNSLLIKLMLKSGLRISEALNLKFCDFQESDDGEFYDINILAKGGEYQTAYIPKSHIEDDFERLSSIYPPESYIFTNKNGDKPISRQCVYTLLERIYRKCGIVNKRGCHILRHSFAMNMVEKNTNLGVIQKALRHKKIQTTMIYADATGDMVKKEMKRVM
- a CDS encoding RAMP superfamily CRISPR-associated protein, which codes for MLKDYKIKLVIKTVSPIAIIENNDTEPGGNIVTRIKKTATVNQNSDDGKIEYIPYLPANGIRGLLRRLATKKLVDKVKENENIEELKDTDIHAMLSGSGVSKSGLKFKEIEEIREKNPILSLFGTGILIAGKLKVADAIPLDKENAKNLVKRQTFVKVDDILMGTKFSQLYTKKQIEDWEKSVEENSEARKKDRDAKKLAKEMDKTFDEEAKTKKSSIQHFAQREHIVSGATFNGGFFLEKVSKLELGMFLHALEGFIENGRLGSSQNIGFGVVDIHIEDASESASLTMDRLSDSDYIFNAKIDVSLESEFDEAYKAYAEFLKRATKDNIELISKF
- a CDS encoding type II toxin-antitoxin system HicA family toxin, with translation MSKNDKLLKELENNPKNVRFEVLEKLLLNNGFNLRGIKGSHHQFTNGKILLTLPYKKPMKTYYVKLVLDAIKDKQ